Part of the Limihaloglobus sulfuriphilus genome is shown below.
TGGGCGGCAATAACCCTGCCGGCCAAAAGCCGCAGCCGGTTGGGGTTGAGCTGGCCGACAAGGAATTCCGACAGTACCGCCAGTCCTTCCTGGAGTTCGTCGTAGCCTGCCAGTCCGCAGTACAACTGCTCAAAAGGCTGTGATTTTCCGTTGTAGTATGTCAGTATGTGTGTTCCAACCTCATGGCTGAGCAGGGCTTCTACCCGTGAGAGTGGTATCTTTATGTCCTCGGAGACGAGAAGACTGCCCTTTGATACCAGCAGACCTACTGTGTCCTGCCTTATTTCTACCCTGCTGTTAAGCTGTGGGTATGCCTCTTTGTATGCGGCAATTTCTTCTCTTGCACGCAAGGCAAACGCTTCGCTGTTGAGATTTTTTCTGCTGCCGCTGCGTTTTGATTTTTTGTCACTGAAAAAGTCCAGAAGTTCCTGGGCTGTGCCGGCGAGTTCATCGGAAACCCTGCCGTAGAGCTGAAGTGAGCCGTAGTAAAATTCTTTCCTGCCGCGATCCCAGAGCAGTGAGAGCTGGCGGTCGAGCTCTTTGCGTTTTTCCTGGAAAAGATAGCTCAGGGTAGCGTCTTCTACTTTTTCCAAAGGGATCTTATAGAGGGCTCTCTTCAATATTGCAGGGTCAATGGGGTGAGGGCGGTAATAGAAAACAGGCACTCGCTCGTAATGATATTTCCTGAACGACTTCCAGGCCTTTGCGACATTTACCGGCGTTACCTGGAGCAGGAAGTCGAATGACTGGCTGATTTGGGCTAACTTTTTGTCAGCGTCCCAGACAGACTTTACAAAAGACCTTTGCCCCAGCGACATGTAATTTGCTATGTTTCGGTTGGTTCGGTTTCTGGTGAACTCGAAAGCGCACTTTTTGAAAGCGGTTGATAACCCCCTGTGCAGCCTGCGTATCAAAAGCGGGAATACCTCGTTTGTTTCAGGGTCGCGGTAAATCGGGCTTATCTCCAGGCCGATAGAGAAACAGTTCAGGTTTTTGGCTGTTGTCTGCGAGATGACTTTATGAGCAGTGTTTTTTTGCCCTGCATCCTGGAAAATGACTTCGACGTTTGCTGTTCGTTTGAGTATTTTTATGTTTCGAAGAGATCTTTCCAGTGCCTGCAGGGCTTCGCTGGGGGGGCTGAGCCGGGAAGCAATGATCTTGAACGATGGGCGGTGAATCTCCAAATCGTTGAGAAGCCGGCTCTCTTTGGACTCTGCTGACCACACATTTATTATAAGGCAGGCATCGTACTCTGTTGAGATGAACTTTACCAGCTCATTTATCAGCCTGGTCAGCCCTGAGCCGGTTTTCTCCGGAGGGGGAGCTATCAGGTATGAAGCCTCGCCTTTAATGAGTTTTTCGGTGCCGTTATCGTTGTTCCCGGCGGGTTTTTTATATACTATCAAAAACGGCAGGCACCTGTCGATGTGAAGCCGTCCGCCGCCGGGTATAACCCGTCTTATACGTTTGCCGTCTTTTAACGACTGAATTATTTTGTCCGTGAACTCACGGCTGATTTTGCTTTTGGCCATATTTCATTCCTTGCTGACAGATAGCTCACGGCAGATTCCCCTGCTTGTTATATGCAGGGCGTTTTTAATGTCTTCGAATATTTCCGGGTATAACTGCCCGGACCACTCGTCCATAAATATTTTTTTTATTTCTATCGCCAGACAGCAGCCGGTCTGCGGGAATGTTTCGTGTATCCATTTCGAAAAATATCCGCCTTTGAACCGGATGTTCTCTCTTACATCGAGCGGTCTGCCGCCGGCTCTCTGCGAGGATGCGTCCCGGATAAACCTCTCGATTATGTTTGACCATAAAGCTCTGTTCATATTACCTGTGCCCAGGTTTATATCCGGATTATCCCTCTGCGGGGCAGGATCAACGCCGGATCCGTCTCTGCGGTGGCAGTACGAGTGGATGTCCAGCACGACGAATCTGCCGTATCCGGCTTCGATCTCTTTGAAGAATTTATGTGCCCTGCGGTAAAACAAGTCGTACTTTTCAAGAGAACTGCTTATAATATCCTGGTTTACATCATCTTTCCAGACTTTCAGCCCCCAGGCATCTTCCGGCTTTATGTAAACAGCTTTCTCTCTTGGCCGGTTCAGGTCAACCTCGAATCGGGAATAATTTGCAATGATTCTATTCCGGCATATCCGGGCGAAAATTCCGGTATATGGGTCTTCTTCGCGAAGACGCTCATCTTCACTTATAGCTATCGTAGAAACGGCCTGCGGGCTGACGAAGTGCCCGTCATGTATCGCGGCGGCAACCACCGGGCCGCCGCCGCGTTCAATTTTGCAGATATCATATTCCATACAGCATAAATTACCAGCAGAGAGCTCAAATTGCCACAAAAACATTTGCCGATTTGATGATATTTTTGCTTTCTGCGGTCAGTCTCAGATGAAATACGGAGCTGCTCAGACTTCTTCTACCTGATGGGGCAGGTGTTCGAGTGGGCAGCCCTGGCATTTTGGTCTGGGTTTGCAGTGATTTTTGCCGACTTCTACAATCAGAGCATGAAACTCGTTGTAGATTTTTAAATCGGGTTCAATGGATGATTGTACCAGCTCCTGGATCTGGTGGTAGTCGGCATATTCATCTATCAGCATGTGCCTTCCGAATACCCTGGCAGTGTATGCGTCAACGACGAAAATCGGCCTGTTAAACGCGTAAAGCATTATGGAGTCGGCAGTTTCAGGCCCAACGCCCTTAACGGCGAGCAGCTCTTCGCGCAGCTGCCAGTCTGGCAGGGCTGAGATGCTTTCCATGCCGGCGCTGTAATTCTCCACCATCCAGTCAAGGAGATTTTTCAGCCTTGCCGCCTTTATATTGTAATATCCCGCCGGACGTATCAGCTCGGCGAGTTGTTCCCGCGGCAGCTCATGGAGCTTAATCGGGGTCATTACATCAGCCGTTTTGAGGTTTTTTATGGCTTTTTCGACATTTTTCCAGTTTGTATTTTGCGTAAGAATCGCTCCGACTATTACCTCAAATCCGTCAACGGCCGGCCACCAGTCGCGGTTTCCGTAAGCGGCGTGAAGACTTAAATAAATATTTCTTATAGTTTCTGAGCTTGACATTGTAGAATAAGTACCTTATTTAATAATAAATATTTGAGTACATTTTTAGCGTAAAACACAGTTTATGGCAACCAAAAAAGACAGAAGTTTATTTGACAACACAGTATCGCTTACTCCGCGTATGCCGGTCAAACGCAGGAGGCGGACTACGTATTTCTTCAGGTCTGCATTGCCGCTGCACTCTTTGTGGTTCACGATGATTTTTCTGCTTGCATACGAGCTGATGGTTGCTTTTCTCGGGCCTGCTTTGAGCAGTATGTCATTTGAGGAGATACCGGGTTTGGTAGTTTCTTTTGTGTGGGTATATGACCTTCTGGGCTGGTTTGGTTTTTCCGGGCGGCTTCAGTGGCTTTTGTGCCCCGTTTTTGTTATAGTTGTCCTGCTGGCTGTCCATTTTGCGGATAAGAAAAAACGGGCCCCCATGCAGAGGTATGACCTGCCGCTGATGTTCGCTGAGTCTTTCTTCTGGGCGCTGCCTTTGCTGGTTGTGGCCCTGATCGCAGACAGGTTCAGCAGTCCCGGCGGTTATGTTCCCGCTCAGGAGCCGGTGGCGTTTGTAAACGGCCTAAAGGCCTTTGTATGCAGCTCAAGTCTTGGCGAATCGGCAAACGTATTTATTGAGCTTATTGCCGGTATTGGCGCCGGGATATACGAAGAGCTTTTCTTCAGGCAGATACTTTATGTGGGCCTGTTTCTGTTTACAACAAAACTGCTGGATCTAAGCCGCGAATTTGGTGCGTTTTTTGCCGTTGTTGTCTCTTCGGTGGTATTCAGCCTGCACCACAACATACTCTATATTCAGGGCAGTTATCTGCCGGGAGAGGAGTTTGTGGCTTCTGTTTTTATGTTCAGGGTTTTTGCGGGCTTCTACCTGACAGTGATTTTCGCAAACCGCGGCTTCGGCATTGCCGCCGGTGCCCACTGTTTCCACAATATAATGGCAGTCCTGCTTAACTGAACGGCCAATTAGCAGAATATATCAACTGCAATCGGTGGTTTTATTCGGCAATGCTGTTGTCCATTTCTCTCTGGCGTCTTGAACGGGGTTGGGACTCGCCAAGCCCGTAACCTTGGGGTTCTTTGCCCTGGAGCAGTGTAATCATTGATCTTGTAAAGCGGTTGACTGCCAGAACGCCCTCTGCCGTTTCATATTCGTTGGCGCTTTCGGTGCCGACGGCTGTTACGAAATCCTCGTCAACTTCAACAATGGAATTTGTGAAGATGCCGCCGGCGTTCTCAACCTGTTTGCGGACACTGAGCTCTCCGGTTATTCGGTAATTCTCGATGATGTCAGCGTATGCCAGAATGAGCGGTGTGCGTCCTACTGCACCGATTAGCTTACGGGCCCGATAGGCTTCTCTGATAATGTTTACAACCATTGGCTCATTGTCAAACTGATTCCTTACCAGTGAATTGCCGATCAGGACAAAAGCGTCAAAATCGTTGACAACAATATCACGCAGAAGCATTGTAGGCACAATACTGCCTTGCCAGTTGCCGCGTATCGTTTCCATTGTAGAGCTTGCGACTTCTACCTTTACACCTGAAGAGGCAAGAACCT
Proteins encoded:
- a CDS encoding N-formylglutamate amidohydrolase, whose product is MEYDICKIERGGGPVVAAAIHDGHFVSPQAVSTIAISEDERLREEDPYTGIFARICRNRIIANYSRFEVDLNRPREKAVYIKPEDAWGLKVWKDDVNQDIISSSLEKYDLFYRRAHKFFKEIEAGYGRFVVLDIHSYCHRRDGSGVDPAPQRDNPDINLGTGNMNRALWSNIIERFIRDASSQRAGGRPLDVRENIRFKGGYFSKWIHETFPQTGCCLAIEIKKIFMDEWSGQLYPEIFEDIKNALHITSRGICRELSVSKE
- a CDS encoding type II CAAX prenyl endopeptidase Rce1 family protein — its product is MATKKDRSLFDNTVSLTPRMPVKRRRRTTYFFRSALPLHSLWFTMIFLLAYELMVAFLGPALSSMSFEEIPGLVVSFVWVYDLLGWFGFSGRLQWLLCPVFVIVVLLAVHFADKKKRAPMQRYDLPLMFAESFFWALPLLVVALIADRFSSPGGYVPAQEPVAFVNGLKAFVCSSSLGESANVFIELIAGIGAGIYEELFFRQILYVGLFLFTTKLLDLSREFGAFFAVVVSSVVFSLHHNILYIQGSYLPGEEFVASVFMFRVFAGFYLTVIFANRGFGIAAGAHCFHNIMAVLLN
- a CDS encoding endonuclease III domain-containing protein gives rise to the protein MSSSETIRNIYLSLHAAYGNRDWWPAVDGFEVIVGAILTQNTNWKNVEKAIKNLKTADVMTPIKLHELPREQLAELIRPAGYYNIKAARLKNLLDWMVENYSAGMESISALPDWQLREELLAVKGVGPETADSIMLYAFNRPIFVVDAYTARVFGRHMLIDEYADYHQIQELVQSSIEPDLKIYNEFHALIVEVGKNHCKPRPKCQGCPLEHLPHQVEEV
- a CDS encoding flavohemoglobin expression-modulating QEGLA motif protein is translated as MAKSKISREFTDKIIQSLKDGKRIRRVIPGGGRLHIDRCLPFLIVYKKPAGNNDNGTEKLIKGEASYLIAPPPEKTGSGLTRLINELVKFISTEYDACLIINVWSAESKESRLLNDLEIHRPSFKIIASRLSPPSEALQALERSLRNIKILKRTANVEVIFQDAGQKNTAHKVISQTTAKNLNCFSIGLEISPIYRDPETNEVFPLLIRRLHRGLSTAFKKCAFEFTRNRTNRNIANYMSLGQRSFVKSVWDADKKLAQISQSFDFLLQVTPVNVAKAWKSFRKYHYERVPVFYYRPHPIDPAILKRALYKIPLEKVEDATLSYLFQEKRKELDRQLSLLWDRGRKEFYYGSLQLYGRVSDELAGTAQELLDFFSDKKSKRSGSRKNLNSEAFALRAREEIAAYKEAYPQLNSRVEIRQDTVGLLVSKGSLLVSEDIKIPLSRVEALLSHEVGTHILTYYNGKSQPFEQLYCGLAGYDELQEGLAVLSEFLVGQLNPNRLRLLAGRVIAAHKMQKGEGFIEVFHKLKYEYGFENKTSFIITARIFRGGGLIKDAIYLRGLIKLLAYLKQGRKIDTLFCGKIALEHVPMIEDLQAREILKKPPLTPRYMQSADIEKKLSALRNGLDLKQMVNWR